The following are from one region of the Mycolicibacterium helvum genome:
- a CDS encoding 2-hydroxyacid dehydrogenase gives MDRQTVAVRVLAHFLPSEAVLDIVAPEADWLDVRWCHEDDDQTLRRELPEAEVIWHVLRPLSGADLRLGPRLRLVHKLGAGVNTIDVEVATELGIAVANMPGANAPSVAEGAVLLMLAALRRLPALDRATRQGRGWPTDASLGETVRDIGSCTVGLVGYGNIAKRVEQIVHAMGGTVLHTNTADDGTDSWRPLPDLLAASDIVSLHLPLTPATDKLINRAALAAMKPHALLVNTSRGGVIDEPALVDALRDGGLAAAGLDVFTEEPIEPDNPLLGLDNVVVTPHVTWYTVDTMRRYLIQAVDNCRRLHDGRDLVNVVNGRPDVKRIHH, from the coding sequence ATGGATCGCCAAACGGTGGCGGTGAGAGTCCTGGCGCACTTCCTCCCCAGTGAGGCCGTGCTGGATATTGTTGCACCCGAAGCGGATTGGTTGGACGTCCGGTGGTGCCACGAAGACGACGACCAGACGCTTCGCCGCGAGCTGCCCGAGGCAGAGGTGATCTGGCATGTGCTGCGGCCATTGTCTGGCGCGGATCTACGCCTCGGACCGCGGCTGCGCCTGGTGCACAAGCTCGGCGCCGGCGTGAACACGATCGACGTCGAGGTGGCGACCGAACTGGGCATCGCGGTAGCCAACATGCCCGGCGCTAACGCCCCCTCGGTCGCCGAAGGCGCGGTCTTGCTGATGCTGGCAGCCCTGCGGCGGCTCCCCGCGCTGGACCGCGCCACCCGACAGGGTCGCGGCTGGCCGACGGACGCCAGCCTCGGTGAGACTGTGCGCGATATCGGCAGTTGCACTGTGGGATTGGTGGGCTACGGCAACATCGCCAAACGCGTCGAGCAGATTGTGCACGCGATGGGCGGCACCGTCCTGCACACCAACACCGCGGACGACGGCACCGACTCCTGGCGTCCGCTACCCGATCTGCTCGCCGCGAGCGACATCGTCAGCCTGCACCTTCCGTTGACGCCAGCCACCGACAAGCTGATCAACAGGGCGGCGTTGGCCGCGATGAAGCCACACGCGTTGCTGGTCAACACTTCTCGCGGCGGTGTCATCGACGAGCCCGCACTCGTCGACGCGCTGCGCGATGGCGGACTCGCCGCTGCCGGACTCGACGTGTTCACAGAAGAACCCATCGAGCCCGACAATCCGTTACTCGGACTCGACAATGTCGTGGTGACACCGCACGTCACCTGGTACACCGTCGATACTATGCGCCGCTACCTCATCCAGGCCGTCGACAACTGCCGTCGTCTGCACGACGGCCGCGATCTGGTCAACGTCGTCAACGGGAGGCCGGATGTCAAGCGCATCCACCACTGA
- a CDS encoding alpha/beta hydrolase → MPTPGVLREFIGMPSPTARRAGAGGHPCQGLYHRGVGRKPKVAIIATHYQIDFSEHYLADYLATRGVGFLGWNTRFRGFESSFLLDHALVDIGVGVRWLREVQGVETVVLLGNSGGGSLMAAYQSQAVDPNVTPLEGARPAAGLTELPAADGYIASAAHPGRPDVLTAWMDAAVVDENDPVASDPELDLFDENNGPPFSPDFVARYRSAQIARNHAITDWAETEFKRVQAAGFSDRPFTVMRTWADPRMVDPSIEPTRRQPNLCYAGVPVKANRSARGIAGACTLRNWLGMWSLKTAQTRAEPHLRRVTVPSLVINADQDTGVFPSDAQRIFDALASTDKTQCSIDTDHYFTTPGARSEQADTIAKWIAKRWR, encoded by the coding sequence ATGCCCACCCCCGGAGTCCTTCGTGAGTTCATCGGGATGCCCTCCCCCACCGCGCGGCGGGCCGGCGCTGGTGGACATCCCTGCCAGGGCCTCTACCACCGCGGGGTGGGCCGCAAGCCCAAGGTCGCCATCATCGCAACCCACTACCAAATCGACTTCTCCGAGCATTACCTCGCCGACTACCTCGCTACCCGCGGTGTCGGCTTTCTCGGCTGGAACACCCGCTTCCGGGGATTCGAGAGCAGCTTCCTGCTGGACCATGCGCTGGTCGACATCGGCGTCGGCGTGCGCTGGCTGCGCGAGGTTCAAGGTGTGGAAACAGTGGTATTACTGGGCAATTCCGGCGGTGGATCACTGATGGCGGCCTACCAGTCGCAGGCCGTCGATCCCAATGTCACGCCGTTGGAAGGGGCACGGCCGGCTGCGGGGCTGACCGAATTGCCGGCGGCCGACGGCTACATCGCCAGCGCCGCACACCCCGGCCGCCCCGACGTGCTCACCGCCTGGATGGACGCTGCCGTCGTCGACGAAAATGACCCGGTGGCCAGCGATCCCGAACTCGATCTGTTCGACGAGAACAACGGTCCGCCGTTCTCCCCCGACTTCGTCGCCCGTTACCGGTCCGCTCAGATCGCCCGCAACCACGCAATCACCGACTGGGCCGAGACCGAATTCAAGCGAGTGCAGGCCGCCGGTTTCAGCGACCGTCCGTTCACCGTAATGCGGACCTGGGCCGATCCCCGCATGGTCGACCCGTCCATCGAACCCACCCGCCGCCAACCCAACCTCTGCTACGCCGGCGTGCCGGTGAAAGCCAACCGCTCCGCCCGCGGCATCGCCGGCGCCTGCACCCTGCGCAACTGGCTGGGCATGTGGAGCCTCAAGACCGCCCAGACCCGCGCCGAACCCCACCTCCGCCGCGTCACGGTCCCTTCCCTGGTGATCAACGCCGACCAAGACACCGGTGTCTTTCCGTCGGATGCCCAGCGGATCTTCGACGCGCTCGCCAGCACTGACAAAACCCAGTGCTCGATCGACACCGACCACTACTTCACCACCCCGGGGGCGCGCAGCGAGCAGGCCGACACCATCGCGAAATGGATCGCCAAACGGTGGCGGTGA